A genomic segment from Saimiri boliviensis isolate mSaiBol1 chromosome 14, mSaiBol1.pri, whole genome shotgun sequence encodes:
- the SYNGR4 gene encoding synaptogyrin-4 — MHIPESLQDLANSKAVQFLKRPKTITRIFEGVFSLVIFSSLLTDGYQNKVESPQLHCILNSNNVACSFAVGAGFLAFLTCLAFLVLDTQETHVAGTRFRTAFQLLDFVLAVLWVIVWFVGFCFLTNQWQHSPPKEFLLGSSSAQAAIAFTFFSILAWIFQAYLAFQDLRNDAAVPYKRSLDEGGVVLTTLSPPSATSPVNAPTAGPNSLNYASSALSPGLTTPKGPRLAMMPDN; from the exons ATGCACATCCCAGAAAGCCTCCAGGACCTGGCCAACAGCAAAGCCGTGCAGTTTCTGAAGAGGCCCAAGACCATCACTCGGATCTTCGAGGGG GTCTTCTCCCTGGTCATCTTCTCCTCCCTGCTGACTGACGGCTACCAGAACAAGGTGGAGTCTCCGCAGCTCCACTGCATTCTCAACAGCAACAACGTGGCCTGCAGCTTCGCCGTAGGAGCTGGCTTCCTGGCCTTCCTCACCTGCCTGGCCTTCCTCGTCCTGGACACCCAGGAGACGCACGTCGCCGGCACCCGCTTCAGGACAGCTTTCCAGCTCCTGGACTTCGTCCTGGCTG TTCTCTGGGTAATTGTCTGGTTCGTGGGTTTCTGCTTCCTGACCAACCAGTGGCAGCATTCGCCACCCAAAGAGTTCCTCCTGGGGAGCAGCAGTGCTCAGGCGGCCATCGCCTTCACCTTCTTCTCCATTCTCGCCTGG ATATTCCAGGCCTACTTGGCTTTCCAGGACCTCCGAAACGATGCTGCAGTCCCATACAAGCGCTCCTTGGATGAGGGCGGCGTGGTGCTAACCACCCTCTCCCCGCCCTCTGCCACCAGCCCTGTGAACGCGCCCACCGCTGGCCCCAACAGCCTGAATTATGCCAGCTCTGCCCTGTCCCCCGGTCTGACCACTCCAAAGGGCCCCCGCCTCGCTATGATGCCTGACAATTAA